A region from the Lolium perenne isolate Kyuss_39 chromosome 4, Kyuss_2.0, whole genome shotgun sequence genome encodes:
- the LOC127292694 gene encoding uncharacterized protein, with product MIQELLGGTPMDQQLKCGGANAADQHHPSLPMVLQPISSNPSPTSSSTSSRSSTQRSPSATSSPQGPPGPEQAPLRCPRCNSSNTKFCYYNNYNLTQPRHFCKTCRRYWTKGGALRNVPIGGGCRKPRPMPAPVAKAQPSSCKSVLGVGTAPSLGLGMGVGVGGPMSWASAPQAATAQLMALLNSARAGYGGGNVHRLLGLDTMGQLQVLPGSAHGMSPSLWPPQPTHRATMPPPPMHLDSQLGMGSLGLGQGHHDLLSGLGLKPPSSSPSQLATSYYSDQLNAVVSNGNAVRPPAYDSPASTYPCSTAMCSLPPAASPVSAAPPSHTVGMDHQQPPVTSFAPQEMQYWSGGPASMSMAWPDLPTLNGTFP from the coding sequence ATGATCCAAGAACTCCTCGGAGGGACACCCATGGACCAGCAGCTCAAGTGCGGCGGCGCCAACGCGGCGGACCAGCACCACCCCTCGCTCCCCATGGTGCTGCAGCCCATCTCCTCCAACCCGTCCCCCACGTCCTCGTCCACCTCGTCGCGGTCCTCCACGCAGCGGTCGCCCTCGGCTACCTCCTCGCCGCAGGGTCCGCCGGGGCCGGAGCAGGCGCCGCTGCGCTGCCCCCGGTGCAACTCCTCCAACACCAAGTTCTGCtactacaacaactacaacctcACCCAGCCGCGCCACTTCTGCAAGACCTGCCGCCGCTACTGGACCAAGGGCGGCGCGCTCCGCAACGTCCCCATCGGCGGCGGCTGCCGCAAGCCGCGCCCCATGCCGGCCCCCGTCGCCAAGGCGCAGCCTTCCTCGTGCAAGTCCGTGCTCGGTGTCGGCACCGCGCCGTCCCTTGGCCTCGGCATGGGCGTGGGGGTTGGCGGACCCATGTCCTGGGCCTCCGCGCCGCAGGCCGCCACCGCGCAGCTCATGGCGCTGCTCAACAGCGCCAGGGCCGGCTACGGCGGCGGCAACGTGCACAGACTTCTCGGCCTGGACACCATGGGGCAGCTCCAGGTCCTGCCTGGATCGGCCCATGGCATGTCGCCGTCGCTGTGGCCGCCGCAGCCCACCCACCGGGCGACGATGCCTCCTCCACCAATGCACCTCGACTCGCAGCTCGGCATGGGTTCGCTGGGGCTGGGCCAGGGCCACCACGACCTGCTGTCAGGGCTCGGGCTCAAGCCGCCCTCGTCGTCTCCGTCGCAGCTGGCGACGAGCTACTACAGCGACCAGCTGAACGCGGTGGTGAGCAACGGCAATGCTGTGCGCCCGCCCGCGTACGACTCCCCAGCGTCAACCTACCCATGCTCCACCGCGATGTGCTCCCTCCCGCCGGCCGCGTCGCCCGTCTCGGCGGCACCGCCCAGCCACACCGTCGGGATGGATCATCAGCAGCCACCCGTGACGTCGTTCGCCCCGCAGGAGATGCAGTACTGGAGCGGCGGTCCGGCGTCGATGTCCATGGCGTGGCCGGACTTGCCCACCCTCAACGGCACCTTCCCATGA